From one Lysinibacillus sp. G4S2 genomic stretch:
- the bioF gene encoding 8-amino-7-oxononanoate synthase — protein MDHWFQRELQLIEEKGLTRKLRSFSNGNESEVIMNGKKFLLFSSNNYLGLATDFRLKKKASEGISKYGTGAGGSRLTTGNFDIHEQLESEIADLKKTESAIVFSSGYLANIGVISSVMKAGDIIFSDAWNHASIIDGCRLSQAKTIVYEHADMVDLEHKLRESHGDGKKLIVTDGVFSMDGDIAPLPEIVALAKKYNAYIMIDDAHVTGVLGSEGRGTADYFGLKDEIDFTVGTLSKAIGAEGGFVATSSIAKNYLLNNARSFIFQTGLSPSAIEAAREGISIIQNEPERREQLLNNAKYLRLKLGESGFVVNEGETPIITLLIGDSREAVQFSEKLMDEGVFIPAIRPPTVPKGSSRLRITVMATHTMEQLNTVINKMKKIGKEMGIV, from the coding sequence ATGGATCATTGGTTTCAACGGGAACTACAATTAATAGAAGAGAAAGGATTGACAAGGAAGTTACGTTCGTTTTCAAATGGCAATGAGAGCGAGGTAATCATGAATGGTAAGAAATTCTTGCTTTTTTCATCTAATAACTATTTAGGTCTTGCAACAGATTTTCGGTTGAAAAAGAAAGCATCTGAAGGTATTAGTAAATACGGTACAGGAGCTGGTGGTTCGAGATTAACAACTGGCAATTTCGATATTCATGAACAGCTTGAATCTGAAATTGCGGATTTGAAAAAAACTGAATCTGCCATTGTTTTCAGCAGTGGTTACTTAGCGAACATTGGCGTAATTTCGAGTGTGATGAAGGCAGGGGACATTATATTTTCTGATGCTTGGAATCATGCGAGTATTATAGATGGTTGTCGCCTTAGTCAAGCAAAAACAATTGTTTATGAACATGCGGATATGGTGGATTTAGAGCATAAATTGAGAGAATCACATGGAGATGGAAAGAAGTTAATTGTGACGGATGGCGTCTTTAGTATGGATGGTGATATTGCTCCACTTCCCGAAATAGTTGCGCTAGCAAAGAAATACAATGCTTACATAATGATTGATGATGCGCATGTGACAGGTGTCTTAGGAAGTGAAGGTCGAGGTACCGCTGATTATTTTGGATTGAAAGATGAGATTGATTTTACAGTGGGTACGCTGAGTAAAGCGATTGGTGCAGAGGGTGGTTTTGTGGCGACGTCGTCCATTGCAAAAAACTATTTACTAAATAACGCTAGATCATTTATTTTCCAAACAGGTTTATCTCCAAGTGCGATTGAGGCTGCACGAGAAGGAATATCCATTATTCAAAATGAGCCCGAACGAAGGGAACAATTGCTGAATAATGCTAAGTATTTACGTTTAAAATTGGGGGAATCCGGTTTTGTAGTTAATGAGGGGGAAACACCAATTATAACGCTTCTTATTGGAGATTCCCGTGAAGCTGTGCAATTTTCTGAAAAACTTATGGATGAAGGTGTCTTTATTCCAGCGATTCGACCACCAACTGTGCCAAAAGGGTCAAGCAGGTTGCGGATTACAGTAATGGCTACCCATACAATGGAGCAGCTCAATACAGTCATAAATAAAATGAAGAAAATAGGGAAAGAAATGGGTATTGTATAA
- the nhaC gene encoding Na+/H+ antiporter NhaC produces MFRIEAKSNPRFIEASFIILLIIATMAFSIGYLQATPHIPILLVISLLIAYGLLKKVPFRELEAGMVAGASAGLGAVFIFFFIGILISSWIMGGTIPTLIYYGFLTVSPSFFFAIVFLICSIVGISVGSSLTTVATVGVAFMGIAGAMDISLSITAGAIVSGAFFGDKMSPLSDTTNLASGTVGVDLFEHIKNMGWTTFPAFLISFVLYAILSPTGADTSFETVEQFKEGLLSTGLVHWYTLLPIVVLVIMTFYKAPALITLAVVSIIGVGLAYIQEPIALSNVFKMLFDGYVSNTGNKDVDALLTRGGMNSMLFTIALVLLALTMGGLLFTLGIIQSILSKVEGFFKSAGSVITGAAITGIGVNTLIGEQYLSILLTGEAFKAQFEKVGLAPKNLSRVMEDAGTVVNPLVPWSVCGIFIASVLDIPTTSYLPYTFFCLLGPILTIIFGWSGKTLTKLEK; encoded by the coding sequence ATGTTTCGAATTGAAGCAAAAAGTAACCCTCGATTTATCGAGGCAAGCTTCATCATACTATTAATTATTGCCACGATGGCGTTCAGTATTGGGTATTTACAAGCGACACCCCACATACCTATTTTACTTGTCATTTCACTTTTAATTGCCTATGGATTACTAAAAAAAGTTCCTTTTCGTGAGCTTGAAGCTGGTATGGTTGCAGGTGCAAGTGCTGGTCTTGGAGCCGTTTTTATTTTCTTCTTTATTGGTATTTTAATTTCGAGCTGGATTATGGGTGGTACAATTCCAACGCTCATCTACTACGGTTTTTTAACGGTTTCACCAAGCTTTTTCTTTGCAATTGTATTTCTTATTTGTAGTATCGTCGGCATTTCTGTTGGTAGTTCATTAACAACAGTTGCGACCGTTGGCGTAGCTTTTATGGGCATTGCAGGTGCAATGGACATCTCTTTATCCATTACAGCTGGGGCAATTGTTTCTGGCGCCTTCTTTGGAGATAAAATGTCTCCCTTATCGGATACAACAAATCTTGCATCTGGTACGGTTGGCGTAGATCTTTTCGAACATATTAAAAATATGGGTTGGACAACGTTTCCAGCTTTCTTAATATCATTTGTTCTTTATGCAATATTATCGCCAACAGGAGCAGATACTTCATTTGAAACAGTTGAGCAATTTAAAGAGGGCTTACTGTCAACTGGACTTGTTCATTGGTATACATTATTACCAATTGTAGTTCTTGTTATTATGACATTTTATAAAGCACCCGCACTGATTACACTTGCAGTCGTCTCAATTATTGGTGTTGGACTTGCCTACATACAAGAACCGATTGCACTGTCAAATGTATTCAAAATGCTTTTTGATGGCTATGTCTCTAATACTGGTAATAAGGACGTAGATGCATTACTGACACGTGGTGGTATGAACAGTATGCTATTTACAATTGCATTAGTTTTATTAGCATTAACAATGGGTGGTCTATTATTTACGCTCGGCATTATTCAAAGTATTTTATCGAAGGTGGAAGGTTTCTTTAAAAGTGCTGGCTCTGTTATTACAGGCGCTGCCATTACAGGAATTGGTGTCAACACATTAATTGGTGAGCAATATCTATCCATCCTCCTAACTGGGGAAGCATTTAAAGCACAATTTGAGAAGGTTGGACTTGCCCCTAAAAATCTATCCCGTGTCATGGAGGACGCAGGTACTGTAGTGAACCCTCTTGTTCCGTGGAGTGTTTGTGGTATTTTTATTGCTAGTGTACTAGATATACCAACAACATCTTACCTGCCATATACCTTCTTCTGTCTACTCGGACCAATTTTAACAATCATCTTTGGTTGGAGTGGCAAAACATTAACGAAGCTTGAAAAATAA
- a CDS encoding DUF47 family protein: MFNSNKQDPFFKALLNISKNVNEGIYYAHNARIQDIDALKEIADTMKQYEKSGDKLIHELIVMLNKSFMTPIEREDILALANKLDDVIDGMEGCIAHFDMYNLTEVTDPMRQFLTYIAKSTDEMVQAMELLNSKKLVEMRKHAIQIKDYERECDEIFRSSMKQLFIQEKDPMRIIVFKDIYEQFEDIADCCQTVANTIETIIMRNA; this comes from the coding sequence ATGTTCAACTCAAACAAGCAAGATCCATTTTTTAAGGCGTTATTAAACATTTCTAAAAATGTTAATGAAGGTATTTACTATGCACATAATGCACGTATTCAAGATATTGATGCCTTAAAAGAGATCGCAGACACGATGAAACAATATGAAAAAAGTGGAGATAAATTGATTCATGAGCTTATCGTTATGCTGAATAAATCGTTTATGACGCCTATCGAACGTGAAGATATTTTAGCTCTTGCAAATAAATTAGATGATGTAATTGATGGCATGGAAGGCTGTATTGCTCATTTTGATATGTATAATTTAACTGAAGTTACAGATCCAATGCGTCAATTCCTAACATATATTGCGAAAAGTACAGATGAAATGGTACAAGCAATGGAGCTATTAAATAGTAAAAAGCTTGTAGAAATGCGTAAACATGCGATTCAAATTAAGGACTATGAGCGTGAATGTGATGAAATTTTCCGTTCTTCGATGAAGCAATTATTTATCCAAGAAAAAGATCCAATGCGTATCATCGTGTTCAAAGATATTTACGAACAATTTGAAGATATTGCAGACTGCTGTCAAACAGTAGCAAATACAATTGAAACAATAATTATGCGTAACGCGTAA
- a CDS encoding inorganic phosphate transporter, which translates to MDTILLITILIVIFALVFDFINGFHDTANAIATSVSTRALKPRTAVYLAAGMNFIGAITFVGVAKALTKDIVDPYSLNAFDGDTTGSVVILAALFSAITWNLVTWYFGIPSSSSHTLIGSVAGAAIAAAGFDALNYSGFIKILQALIFSPLLAFAAGFLMMSLFKVIFKDMNLYRTNKGFRTMQIGTAALQSFTHGTNDAQKAMGIITLALIAGGLHQGDDIPFWVRFAAACAMGLGTSVGGYKIIKTVGGKIMKIRPVNGVAADLASASIIFGATLIHLPVSTTHVISSSIMGVGTAHRVKGVKWGMARKIVTTWVITMPISAVMAGAIYFLLSLFF; encoded by the coding sequence ATGGATACGATATTACTAATAACAATATTAATCGTTATATTCGCACTTGTGTTCGACTTTATTAACGGTTTCCATGATACAGCCAACGCGATCGCAACTTCTGTATCAACAAGAGCTTTGAAGCCGAGAACAGCAGTATATTTGGCTGCGGGTATGAACTTCATAGGAGCTATTACATTTGTTGGGGTAGCGAAAGCATTGACAAAGGATATTGTTGACCCATACAGCTTGAATGCTTTTGATGGAGATACTACAGGTTCAGTCGTTATTTTAGCGGCATTATTTTCAGCGATAACATGGAATTTAGTAACTTGGTACTTTGGAATTCCGTCTAGTTCATCACATACATTAATTGGTTCTGTGGCAGGGGCTGCCATTGCAGCGGCCGGCTTTGATGCTTTGAACTACAGTGGCTTTATAAAAATCCTTCAAGCGCTTATTTTCTCACCATTACTTGCGTTTGCAGCTGGTTTCTTAATGATGTCGTTATTTAAAGTTATATTCAAGGATATGAATTTATATCGAACGAATAAAGGTTTCCGAACGATGCAAATTGGGACAGCAGCTTTACAATCATTTACTCACGGTACTAATGATGCGCAAAAAGCGATGGGGATTATAACACTTGCATTAATTGCAGGAGGCTTGCATCAAGGTGATGACATTCCTTTCTGGGTACGTTTTGCAGCAGCATGTGCGATGGGTCTTGGTACATCAGTAGGTGGTTATAAAATCATCAAAACAGTTGGTGGTAAGATTATGAAAATCCGTCCAGTAAATGGGGTTGCAGCTGACCTTGCTTCTGCATCTATCATTTTTGGAGCGACATTAATTCACTTGCCAGTATCTACAACACATGTTATTTCTTCATCCATCATGGGAGTAGGAACAGCACATCGTGTAAAAGGTGTTAAATGGGGTATGGCACGAAAAATTGTGACGACATGGGTGATCACAATGCCAATCTCTGCAGTCATGGCAGGAGCTATTTATTTTTTATTAAGTTTATTTTTCTAA
- a CDS encoding response regulator transcription factor has product MKEKLLLIEDDTAIGRIVKDTLEQEGYQVTWATTGLEGLADFQADSFDLVLVDWMLPEMDGLTVCQNIRWESDVPILMMSARKEEADKVEGLQGADDYIAKPFSLEELKARVASHLRRWKRYTKKEIAEDVTSFAYGLKIDWQKETVRLDDEELALTQKEFAVLKLLTKNPSQTFSKEELYQHIWQQASVVETHTVTVHIKALREKLKDPVKTPYFIQTVWGKGYRFIGEPL; this is encoded by the coding sequence ATGAAAGAAAAGCTATTACTGATTGAGGATGATACGGCGATTGGACGTATTGTAAAGGATACGCTTGAACAAGAGGGTTATCAAGTTACTTGGGCAACAACAGGACTTGAAGGATTAGCTGATTTCCAAGCAGATTCGTTCGATTTAGTGTTAGTCGATTGGATGTTACCTGAGATGGATGGTCTTACGGTTTGTCAAAATATCCGCTGGGAAAGTGATGTACCAATTTTAATGATGAGTGCGCGTAAGGAAGAGGCAGATAAGGTTGAGGGCTTGCAGGGCGCTGATGATTATATAGCGAAACCGTTTAGTTTAGAGGAGTTAAAGGCGCGCGTAGCCTCACACTTACGTCGCTGGAAACGTTATACAAAAAAAGAAATCGCTGAAGATGTTACATCCTTTGCATACGGCTTAAAGATTGATTGGCAAAAGGAAACAGTGCGCCTTGATGATGAAGAGCTTGCTTTAACACAGAAGGAGTTTGCTGTATTAAAACTACTTACGAAAAATCCAAGTCAAACCTTTTCCAAAGAAGAGCTATATCAGCATATTTGGCAACAGGCAAGCGTAGTTGAAACACATACAGTCACAGTTCATATAAAGGCACTACGAGAAAAGCTAAAAGACCCAGTCAAAACCCCGTATTTTATACAGACAGTATGGGGCAAGGGCTACCGCTTTATTGGTGAACCGCTATGA
- a CDS encoding HAMP domain-containing sensor histidine kinase, translated as MKIKTWLLITFFIVMILPIAGAYSLYVWINAYYQDKNVAEYFEKLTELNQVKSVLENPVHYKKNADRKGIEALTNDQLAITLYSKSGFVLYSSNPLRLEYESRESVFKGLYELKQNYNAFTYKEPVYQDGELLGVYKIQLVRTDWVKGVESRSWLVIASSILLFLLIYFALMMLLNRKLNRPLHELMRQMRAFAKGEHVESNLVARKDEIGELAQTFLAMQDEIETARTHLKAEQEQKELMIASISHDLKTPLTAIQAYAESLQSKALSEEQQVEYRQIILTKSETMKHMLDDLLMYTLLQSTNYSLELITVDGEEFFEMALSDYEQLSENQGFTLEVTCDIEGLYAVHPKQLQRVIDNLISNAWRYGEISTTIGLAAINAGKCPIWCFDFMKPALAKHDGMYIIVQNSGQGVNKENIEKLFEPMYQADTARTKAGERGTGLGLNIAKQIIEKHGGTVELISKEGYGTAVLCWLPPFKGEIS; from the coding sequence ATGAAAATTAAAACTTGGTTACTCATCACTTTTTTCATCGTGATGATTTTACCGATAGCAGGTGCATATAGCCTTTATGTGTGGATTAACGCCTATTATCAAGATAAAAACGTTGCTGAGTATTTCGAAAAATTGACAGAGCTTAATCAGGTAAAATCGGTTCTCGAAAATCCTGTACATTATAAGAAAAATGCGGATAGAAAAGGAATTGAAGCACTAACGAACGATCAGCTCGCTATCACACTTTACTCGAAATCTGGCTTTGTTTTGTATTCCTCAAATCCGTTGAGATTGGAATATGAATCTAGAGAGAGTGTTTTTAAAGGCTTATATGAATTAAAGCAAAACTACAATGCCTTTACTTATAAAGAACCAGTTTATCAAGATGGGGAATTGCTTGGGGTTTATAAAATTCAATTAGTTAGGACGGATTGGGTAAAAGGTGTAGAAAGTCGTTCTTGGCTTGTAATAGCGAGCTCTATACTATTATTTCTTCTAATTTATTTTGCATTAATGATGCTGCTTAACCGTAAATTAAATCGACCGTTACATGAACTGATGCGGCAAATGCGTGCTTTTGCAAAGGGGGAGCATGTGGAATCGAATTTAGTAGCAAGAAAAGATGAAATTGGTGAACTTGCTCAAACCTTTCTTGCGATGCAGGATGAAATAGAAACTGCTCGTACTCACTTAAAAGCTGAACAAGAGCAAAAAGAGCTAATGATTGCAAGTATTTCTCATGATTTGAAAACACCCCTTACAGCTATTCAAGCATATGCTGAGTCTTTACAAAGCAAGGCATTATCAGAAGAACAGCAAGTCGAGTACCGACAGATTATTTTAACAAAGTCTGAAACGATGAAGCATATGTTAGATGATTTACTAATGTACACGTTACTGCAATCTACAAACTATAGTTTAGAACTTATTACAGTAGATGGGGAAGAATTTTTTGAAATGGCACTGTCGGATTATGAGCAGCTAAGTGAGAATCAAGGATTTACACTTGAAGTTACCTGTGACATAGAAGGGCTATATGCAGTGCATCCGAAGCAGCTTCAACGTGTGATCGACAATTTAATAAGTAATGCTTGGCGCTATGGAGAAATAAGTACAACGATAGGTTTAGCAGCCATAAATGCTGGGAAGTGTCCTATATGGTGCTTTGATTTTATGAAGCCAGCACTGGCAAAGCATGATGGTATGTATATTATTGTGCAAAATAGCGGGCAAGGTGTAAATAAAGAAAATATTGAGAAGTTATTTGAGCCAATGTACCAAGCTGATACGGCACGAACAAAGGCTGGGGAGCGAGGTACTGGACTAGGCTTAAATATTGCAAAACAAATAATAGAAAAGCATGGTGGGACAGTAGAGCTGATATCAAAAGAAGGCTATGGAACAGCTGTACTATGCTGGTTGCCACCATTTAAAGGAGAGATTTCATAA
- a CDS encoding outer membrane lipoprotein-sorting protein, translating to MNWKKSLRAAGLVAALTFSLVGCNTEGSYSPQEIIDHALQETKEPLAYYGEYTMDMGEAGGKAQIKEWTKDGKRRIETTAENGEHSIAVNNGSQVMMYDVVKNTVHKIDISKGGLDEFPSQRDQLEMLFNTIKDTHDVKIAGEEKIAGRDTYKIVAKAKKDDTLIGDIEVWVDKKTWVILKTITNSAGNKMTTEYTKLDDSAKIDDAQFTIDIPKDAKVEDISVPESESVTLDTVKEQLGEFLMVPEENGLTLEGISLDKGIEDRSEYTFNYSKNDQQDISVAVFKANSNATKVEPIFGEKEMDIRGQKGTVMDEKKFRSISWQENGYQYTIFIGDSELTIEDLAAYAKQMTIVK from the coding sequence ATGAATTGGAAAAAATCATTACGTGCAGCAGGCTTAGTTGCCGCATTAACGTTTAGCTTAGTAGGTTGTAATACGGAGGGATCATATTCACCACAGGAAATTATTGATCATGCATTACAGGAAACGAAAGAACCACTTGCTTATTACGGTGAATACACAATGGATATGGGCGAGGCTGGTGGAAAAGCTCAAATCAAAGAGTGGACTAAAGATGGTAAACGACGTATTGAGACAACAGCAGAAAATGGTGAGCATAGCATCGCAGTCAACAATGGCTCACAGGTTATGATGTATGATGTTGTTAAAAATACTGTTCATAAAATAGATATTAGCAAAGGCGGGTTAGATGAATTCCCATCACAAAGAGATCAGTTAGAAATGCTATTTAACACAATTAAGGATACACATGATGTGAAAATTGCAGGAGAGGAGAAGATTGCTGGAAGAGATACGTATAAAATTGTAGCGAAAGCTAAAAAAGATGATACTTTAATAGGTGATATAGAAGTATGGGTTGATAAAAAAACATGGGTAATATTAAAAACAATAACGAATAGTGCCGGAAATAAAATGACAACAGAGTATACGAAACTTGATGACAGTGCAAAAATTGATGATGCACAATTTACAATTGATATTCCAAAGGATGCAAAAGTGGAAGATATAAGTGTACCTGAATCTGAGTCAGTAACACTGGATACAGTGAAAGAACAGCTTGGTGAATTTTTAATGGTGCCAGAAGAAAATGGACTAACTTTGGAAGGTATTTCATTAGATAAAGGGATAGAAGATCGTTCAGAGTATACCTTTAATTATTCAAAGAATGATCAGCAAGATATTTCAGTAGCAGTTTTTAAAGCAAATAGTAATGCTACTAAGGTGGAGCCTATTTTTGGTGAAAAAGAAATGGACATCCGAGGTCAAAAAGGTACTGTAATGGATGAGAAAAAATTCCGTAGTATTAGCTGGCAGGAAAACGGCTATCAATACACCATTTTTATTGGAGATTCTGAGTTAACAATTGAAGACCTTGCCGCATACGCAAAACAAATGACCATCGTAAAGTGA
- a CDS encoding MBL fold metallo-hydrolase, with protein sequence MECEIVETDYFTLHALCDGIFAAIAKPGQGAWSNAGIIDLGEELLVFDSLSTPSAGRELRRQAESLTGKKVKYLINSHYHGDHVFGNQEFSDTTIISTYLTEKLCNEKNKVEDYEKEKKDMDHYLLQLKNQIDSTEDNILKASLINQYQEMSKVLDDLSQLQIVLPCLLFEEKLTISGANRTVELYCFGGGHSPSDTFMYLPKEKIAFMGDLATEDLHVPIYNPEEFLTILKRIKQIDINIIVPGHGRVATMTLCDTLIDYLSFMIQRAKEALQNKMSLEDFICEFDVPKEYKEWKGVNGIKANLTTIYTYLHKS encoded by the coding sequence ATGGAATGTGAGATTGTAGAAACTGATTATTTTACTTTGCATGCTTTATGTGATGGAATATTTGCTGCGATTGCTAAGCCAGGTCAAGGTGCATGGAGTAATGCGGGAATAATTGATTTAGGTGAAGAGCTTCTTGTCTTTGACTCACTCAGTACTCCTTCTGCGGGGAGAGAATTAAGACGCCAAGCTGAAAGTTTAACGGGTAAGAAAGTAAAGTATTTGATTAACAGTCACTATCACGGAGATCACGTTTTTGGAAATCAAGAATTTTCAGATACAACGATTATTTCTACATATTTAACTGAGAAATTGTGTAATGAAAAAAATAAGGTTGAAGATTATGAGAAGGAAAAGAAGGACATGGATCATTACCTGCTTCAGCTTAAAAATCAAATCGATTCAACAGAAGATAACATTTTAAAAGCAAGCTTAATTAACCAATATCAAGAAATGTCGAAGGTGTTGGATGATTTATCCCAATTACAAATCGTTTTACCATGCCTGTTGTTTGAAGAAAAATTGACTATTTCTGGTGCAAATAGAACAGTGGAATTATATTGTTTTGGCGGAGGACATTCACCTAGTGATACATTTATGTACCTACCTAAAGAAAAAATAGCTTTTATGGGTGATTTGGCGACAGAGGATTTACATGTACCGATCTATAATCCTGAGGAATTTTTGACAATATTAAAGCGAATTAAACAAATCGATATAAATATAATTGTACCTGGTCATGGTCGCGTTGCTACTATGACTTTATGTGATACATTAATTGATTATTTATCTTTCATGATTCAACGTGCAAAAGAGGCTCTTCAAAACAAAATGTCACTTGAAGATTTTATTTGTGAGTTTGATGTACCGAAGGAGTATAAGGAATGGAAGGGAGTAAACGGTATTAAAGCTAACCTTACAACGATATACACATACCTTCATAAAAGCTAA
- a CDS encoding YrdB family protein, whose amino-acid sequence MVLNLALRFLLEICVLMALGYWGLQTGKGIFFKLLLGIGAPVLVAIIWGTFGSPKAAIPADGILHIMLELGIFSLAVIALYATGRTQLAYVFAILIIINQILLSVFHQR is encoded by the coding sequence ATGGTATTGAATTTAGCTCTTCGCTTTCTCTTAGAGATTTGTGTGTTAATGGCTCTCGGGTATTGGGGACTACAAACTGGGAAAGGCATTTTCTTCAAGCTTTTACTTGGAATTGGAGCCCCTGTTTTAGTAGCAATTATTTGGGGTACTTTTGGTTCACCCAAAGCAGCGATACCCGCAGATGGTATTTTACACATTATGCTTGAATTAGGGATATTTTCTTTAGCAGTCATAGCTCTGTATGCTACAGGACGAACTCAATTAGCTTATGTATTTGCAATATTAATTATCATTAATCAGATTTTATTGTCCGTATTTCATCAACGCTAA
- a CDS encoding DUF4260 domain-containing protein, giving the protein MKLRKIISLEYLIAFLGSVFFYWHFEFSFLYFVLFLLLPDISMLGYIVNTKVGALFYNIGHSLVVPVILLIIGFVTVSTPLLMASIIWLAHIFLDRALGYGLKYDEAFKKTHLQQIA; this is encoded by the coding sequence ATGAAACTACGTAAAATTATCTCATTGGAATATTTAATAGCATTTTTAGGAAGTGTATTTTTCTACTGGCATTTCGAATTTTCGTTCCTTTATTTTGTATTGTTTTTATTACTACCTGATATAAGCATGCTAGGCTATATTGTCAACACGAAAGTCGGCGCATTATTCTACAATATTGGCCATAGTTTAGTTGTCCCAGTAATTCTCTTGATTATAGGCTTTGTTACTGTATCGACACCGCTTCTAATGGCTTCTATTATTTGGCTAGCCCATATATTTTTAGATCGTGCACTAGGCTATGGATTAAAATATGATGAAGCCTTCAAGAAAACTCATTTACAGCAAATAGCTTAA
- a CDS encoding MerR family transcriptional regulator, whose protein sequence is MHIKQFAAKYNLSTDTVRYYEKEGLLHPNKQDNGYRVYDVTCEHTIKFILVLRQLGFTLQEIKQLLTLEQKPVSDSCNQETVQLFSAKITHIEQQLLFYQQALQSLQITQTLMAEGKYAENKMVIGSLIEDMYNKLQEGRGHHETT, encoded by the coding sequence ATGCATATCAAACAGTTTGCAGCTAAATATAATTTATCTACTGATACAGTGCGTTACTATGAAAAAGAAGGATTACTACATCCAAATAAACAGGACAATGGCTATCGAGTGTACGATGTCACTTGTGAACATACTATTAAATTTATTTTAGTATTAAGACAGCTCGGCTTCACATTACAAGAAATCAAACAACTACTTACACTAGAACAAAAGCCTGTTTCAGATTCATGCAATCAAGAAACGGTTCAGCTATTCTCTGCAAAGATCACTCACATTGAACAGCAGTTACTTTTTTATCAGCAGGCACTCCAATCCTTACAGATCACTCAAACATTAATGGCTGAAGGAAAATATGCGGAAAATAAAATGGTCATTGGCTCACTTATCGAGGATATGTATAACAAATTACAGGAAGGTCGTGGTCATCATGAAACTACGTAA
- a CDS encoding sigma-70 family RNA polymerase sigma factor, translated as MEGILEKIMDEHAEHLLRLAYFYVKNRHAAEDIVQEVFIKFSQHDYEERGQLRAYLSTLTINKSKDYLKSWHYKKLILQEKIFPVKANKQREALIEAEERSHIGAAILKLPLLYREPIILYYYEEMKIADIAQVLGIAENTVKTRLRRAREALKPHLKQEEWEVLGHE; from the coding sequence GTGGAAGGCATACTTGAGAAAATTATGGATGAACATGCAGAGCATTTATTGCGTCTTGCCTATTTTTACGTGAAAAATAGGCACGCGGCAGAGGATATCGTGCAGGAGGTTTTTATAAAATTTTCTCAGCATGATTATGAGGAACGTGGACAGCTACGTGCTTATTTATCGACATTAACGATTAATAAAAGCAAGGATTATTTAAAAAGCTGGCATTATAAAAAATTAATTTTACAAGAGAAAATATTTCCGGTGAAGGCTAACAAACAGCGCGAAGCACTGATTGAAGCGGAGGAAAGATCACATATTGGGGCAGCTATCTTAAAACTGCCATTATTATATAGAGAGCCAATAATTCTTTACTACTATGAAGAAATGAAAATTGCCGACATAGCACAGGTTCTAGGTATTGCAGAAAACACTGTTAAAACAAGGCTTCGAAGGGCAAGAGAAGCCCTAAAGCCTCATCTAAAGCAGGAGGAATGGGAGGTGCTTGGACATGAATGA